In a single window of the Acinetobacter sp. CS-2 genome:
- the pcaF gene encoding 3-oxoadipyl-CoA thiolase has translation MKNAYIVDAIRTPFGRYAGGLAPVRTDDLGALPIKALMQRNPSVNWEQVDDVIYGCANQAGEDNRNVGRMSALLAGLPYQVPATTINRLCGSSLDAIAIAARAIKAGEAELIIAGGVESMSRAPFVMGKSESAYGRSQKIEDTTMGWRFINPKLKEMYGVETMPQTAENLAEQFNINRADQDQFALTSQQRTAAAQARGFFAKEIIPVVIPQRKGDAVVVDKDEHPRATTPEALAKLKPVVKAEGTVTAGNASGINDGAAALLIASDEAVAQHGLKPRAKIIGSTVVGVEPRIMGFGPAPAIKKLLAQTGLTIEQMDVIELNEAFAAQALACTRDLGIEDGSEKVNPNGGAIALGHPLGASGARLVMTALNQLEQTGGKYGLCSMCIGVGQGIALIIERV, from the coding sequence ATGAAAAATGCCTATATCGTAGATGCCATCCGCACCCCATTTGGCCGTTATGCCGGTGGCCTTGCTCCTGTTCGTACCGATGACTTGGGTGCACTTCCAATCAAGGCATTGATGCAACGTAACCCATCGGTGAACTGGGAACAGGTTGATGACGTGATTTACGGCTGTGCCAACCAGGCCGGTGAAGATAACCGTAACGTGGGGCGTATGTCTGCACTTTTAGCCGGTTTACCCTACCAAGTACCAGCAACGACAATTAACCGTCTTTGCGGTTCATCACTGGATGCTATTGCCATTGCAGCACGTGCCATTAAAGCCGGTGAAGCTGAACTGATTATTGCTGGCGGTGTCGAGTCAATGAGCCGTGCGCCATTTGTGATGGGTAAATCTGAATCTGCCTATGGTCGTAGTCAAAAAATTGAAGACACTACCATGGGCTGGCGTTTCATTAACCCGAAACTGAAAGAAATGTACGGCGTGGAAACCATGCCGCAAACCGCTGAAAACCTGGCGGAACAGTTCAACATCAACCGTGCAGATCAGGACCAGTTTGCTTTAACCAGCCAGCAACGTACAGCGGCAGCACAAGCACGTGGTTTCTTTGCCAAAGAAATTATTCCTGTGGTGATTCCACAACGTAAAGGCGATGCTGTTGTAGTGGATAAAGACGAACATCCACGTGCAACAACACCAGAAGCTTTGGCAAAACTGAAGCCAGTCGTAAAAGCAGAGGGTACCGTAACTGCAGGTAACGCATCCGGTATTAATGATGGTGCGGCTGCCCTATTAATTGCATCTGACGAAGCAGTTGCTCAACACGGTTTAAAACCACGTGCCAAAATTATTGGCTCAACTGTTGTCGGTGTTGAACCACGCATCATGGGCTTTGGTCCTGCACCTGCCATCAAGAAACTGTTGGCACAAACAGGTTTGACCATTGAACAGATGGACGTGATTGAACTGAACGAAGCCTTTGCAGCACAAGCTTTAGCCTGTACTCGTGACTTAGGCATTGAAGATGGTTCAGAGAAAGTCAATCCAAATGGTGGTGCAATTGCTTTAGGTCATCCACTTGGTGCATCTGGCGCGCGTCTTGTGATGACTGCACTGAACCAGCTTGAACAGACTGGCGGTAAATACGGTCTGTGTTCAATGTGTATTGGTGTAGGTCAAGGCATCGCTTTGATTATTGAACGCGTTTAA